From Etheostoma cragini isolate CJK2018 chromosome 17, CSU_Ecrag_1.0, whole genome shotgun sequence, one genomic window encodes:
- the pik3ap1 gene encoding phosphoinositide 3-kinase adapter protein 1 isoform X2, with protein sequence MEEPISSIESAHELLILHTAEAKEWAAYLQQILKSSQNFCKSSILLYAVNPDDQLYGCDFEYFQSCKCTVVLLTGEILNMLCDPELQGALERLLYPPHRVVALLFSLPEDDILTEYFKDWPSWRKLYADDDPAVYISTILESITDSAQIEAEHKSEAVAATEFHIPAAFSMENPIVDETEELVSEEQQETVLKDEEAVSTGYSTSEELYTPTYLTCLTVQPNRVLCGEQEKIFIIFTHKVDDQSVPEVEFSSENAAVKRVPGTVDNEYTISVTAPDMPAGVVSLTMYTDQCCVSLTSVTYYTNMGEVSRYLENATDPVNFICQAFNLMTNATESLDKMLTDSFKSRMPATSLQRFGIRQIEVDNMASYQRNEELPTLLHFAAKYGLKKLTTVLLQCPGALQAYSVMNKYGDYPNTLAEKSGFSDLRQFMDEFVETADMLKSHIEDSVNTEDGVEVYESMSTATDDIMMKYSGCSEDIYESMLGIDPECAEDLYEVMTAVGKNPEEAMLRKFFQAKPHASVNQDNNRHLKSEEEEKDNDLDQIEEEEDPYNICPEDIYDTVDRNETYNPAILNRPPAPIPRPKSESEPEKPMPYISRVFSDKTTSQSKTLEMGYPAAQPVAPPHPPVYDPYAGMKTPGQRQLISLQERVKVGEITVDEAVQEFKAWQFDHERRSSSIRYQQENLKRLRESINRRHKEREKTGKELDYEISAPLQRNLYWGSNVTLECSVYEPAPSMVAAPPPVTQSIQRSTWKTGSTSSTSSTESNRLSTHSTISYSSGTEPDFEDTIEGVPPPPRPPRQSDAASLNVPPMIPPRIPERVAEKKNERYISCPTRALPQRPTQRHTNSAAPPIPRRLR encoded by the exons ATGGAAGAGCCCATCTCGAGTATTGAGTCAG CACATGAGCTGTTAATTCTGCACACAGCTGAGGCAAAGGAATGGGCAGCGTATTTGCAGCAGATCTTGAAATCGTCCCAAAATTTTTGCAAAAGCTCTATTTTGCTGTATGCGGTCAACCCAGATGATCAGCTCTACGGATGTGACTTTGAATATTTCCAAAGCTGCAAGTGCACTGTGGTGCTCCTCACGGGAGAAATCCTGAACATGCTCTGTGACCCTGAACTGCAGGGAGCACTTGAGAGACTCCTTTATCCTCCACATAGAGTGGTGGCACTCCTCTTTAGCTTGCCAGAGGATGACATACTGACGGAGTACTTCAAAGACTGGCCAAGCTGGAGAAAACTCTACGCTGACGACGATCCTGCTGTCTACATTTCCACCATTTTGGAGTCCATTACTGACA GCGCACAAATCGAGGCCGAACATAAGAGCGAAGCTGTAGCTGCAACAGAGTTTCACATCCCAGCAGCATTTTCAATGGAAAATCCCATTGTTGATGAAACAGAGGAACTGGTGTCAGAAGAGCAACAGGAAACTGTCCTGAAGGATGAAGAAGCAGTGAGCACAGGGTATTCAACAAGTGAGGAACTGTATACACCCACATACCTCACCTGTCTCACCGTTCAACCAAACAGAGTTCTGTGTGGG gaACAGGAGAaaatttttatcattttcacGCATAAAGTAGATGATCAGTCAGTACCAGAGGTAGAGTTTTCATCTGAAAATGCCGCTGTGAAAAGGGTCCCAGGCACTGTGGACAATGAATACACCATAAGTGTTACTGCACCTG ACATGCCTGCTGGAGTTGTATCACTCACCATGTACACTGACCAATGCTGTGTCAGCTTGACGTCCGTTACATACTACACCAATATGGGAGAAGTCAGTCGGTATCTTGAAAATGCTACTGATCCCGTTAACTTCATCTGCCAG GCCTTCAACTTGATGACTAATGCAACTGAATCGCTGGACAAAATGCTAACTGACTCGTTTAAGTCCAGAATGCCTGCAACTAGTCTTCAGCGGTTTGGAATCAGACAGATTGAAGTAGACAATATGGCATCTT ATCAGCGCAACGAGGAGCTTCCCACGCTGCTCCACTTTGCTGCTAAATACGGCCTTAAGAAGCTGACCACCGTTCTCCTTCAATGTCCTGGGGCTCTGCAGGCTTACAGCGTGATGAACAAGTATGGAGACTACCCAAACACGCTGGCAGAGAAGAGTGGCTTCTCTGATCTCAGACAGTTCATGGATGAATTTGTT GAGACAGCAGACATGCTCAAGTCTCACATTGAAGACTCCGTCAACACAGAAGATGGTGTAGAAGTGTATGAGTCGATGTCAACGGCCACTGATGATATCATGATGAAGTACTCTGGTTGCTCAGAGGACATATATGAGTCAATGCTGGGGATTGACCCTGAATGTGCAGAGGACCTAT ATGAGGTGATGACCGCAGTGGGCAAGAACCCAGAGGAAGCTATGCTTAGGAAGTTCTTCCAAG CAAAACCACATGCCAGTGTTAACCAGGACAACAATAGGCACCTTaaaagtgaggaagaggagaaagataATGACTTAGATCAAattgaagaagaggaggatccATACAACATCTGCCCAGAGGATATCTACGATACTGTGGATAGAAACGAAACCTATAACCCAGCAATACTGAACCGTCCTCCAGCCCCCATCCCCAGACCTAAGTCTGAGTCTGAACCTGAAAAGCCTATGCCCTACATCTCTAGAG TATTTTCAGATAAAACTACGTCCCAGAGTAAAACCCTGGAAATGGGATATCCTGCAG CTCAGCCTGTAGCGCCCCCCCACCCTCCTGTTTATGACCCCTATGCTGGGATGAAGACACCTGGACAGAGACAGCTCATATCTCTGCAGGAGAGGGTGAAGGTGGGGGAAATCACCGTGGATGAAGCTGTCCAAGAGTTCAAGGCCTGGCAGTTTGACCATGAGCGGAGGTCCAGCTCCATACGCTATCAGCAG gaAAATCTGAAGCGATTACGAGAAAGCATCAACAGACgtcacaaagagagagagaagaccgGAAAGGAGCTTG ATTATGAGATAAGTGCTCCGCTGCAGAGGAACTTATACTGGGGCTCTAATGTGACGTTAGAGTGCTCTGTGTATGAGCCGGCACCCAGCATGGTGGCGGCCCCTCCTCCAGTGACTCAGAGTATCCAGAGAAGCACTTGGAAGACCGGTAGCACGTCCAGCACCTCAA GTACTGAGAGCAACAGACTCAGCACTCACAGCACCATTAGCTACAGCAGCGGGACAGAGCCTGACTTTGAG GACACAATAGAAGGTGTCCCTCCTCCACCACGACCTCCACGGCAGTCTGATGCTGCATCCCTCAATGTTCCACCCATGATTCCTCCACGGATCCCAGAAAG GGtggcagagaagaagaatgagCGCTACATATCCTGCCCAACTCGTGCACTTCCTCAAAGACCaactcagagacacacaaactcagCAGCACCTCCCATACCTCGCCGCCTGCGGTGA
- the pik3ap1 gene encoding phosphoinositide 3-kinase adapter protein 1 isoform X3: MLCDPELQGALERLLYPPHRVVALLFSLPEDDILTEYFKDWPSWRKLYADDDPAVYISTILESITDSAQIEAEHKSEAVAATEFHIPAAFSMENPIVDETEELVSEEQQETVLKDEEAVSTGYSTSEELYTPTYLTCLTVQPNRVLCGEQEKIFIIFTHKVDDQSVPEVEFSSENAAVKRVPGTVDNEYTISVTAPDMPAGVVSLTMYTDQCCVSLTSVTYYTNMGEVSRYLENATDPVNFICQAFNLMTNATESLDKMLTDSFKSRMPATSLQRFGIRQIEVDNMASYQRNEELPTLLHFAAKYGLKKLTTVLLQCPGALQAYSVMNKYGDYPNTLAEKSGFSDLRQFMDEFVETADMLKSHIEDSVNTEDGVEVYESMSTATDDIMMKYSGCSEDIYESMLGIDPECAEDLYEVMTAVGKNPEEAMLRKFFQAKPHASVNQDNNRHLKSEEEEKDNDLDQIEEEEDPYNICPEDIYDTVDRNETYNPAILNRPPAPIPRPKSESEPEKPMPYISRVFSDKTTSQSKTLEMGYPAAQPVAPPHPPVYDPYAGMKTPGQRQLISLQERVKVGEITVDEAVQEFKAWQFDHERRSSSIRYQQENLKRLRESINRRHKEREKTGKELDYEISAPLQRNLYWGSNVTLECSVYEPAPSMVAAPPPVTQSIQRSTWKTGSTSSTSSTESNRLSTHSTISYSSGTEPDFEDTIEGVPPPPRPPRQSDAASLNVPPMIPPRIPERVAEKKNERYISCPTRALPQRPTQRHTNSAAPPIPRRLR; encoded by the exons ATGCTCTGTGACCCTGAACTGCAGGGAGCACTTGAGAGACTCCTTTATCCTCCACATAGAGTGGTGGCACTCCTCTTTAGCTTGCCAGAGGATGACATACTGACGGAGTACTTCAAAGACTGGCCAAGCTGGAGAAAACTCTACGCTGACGACGATCCTGCTGTCTACATTTCCACCATTTTGGAGTCCATTACTGACA GCGCACAAATCGAGGCCGAACATAAGAGCGAAGCTGTAGCTGCAACAGAGTTTCACATCCCAGCAGCATTTTCAATGGAAAATCCCATTGTTGATGAAACAGAGGAACTGGTGTCAGAAGAGCAACAGGAAACTGTCCTGAAGGATGAAGAAGCAGTGAGCACAGGGTATTCAACAAGTGAGGAACTGTATACACCCACATACCTCACCTGTCTCACCGTTCAACCAAACAGAGTTCTGTGTGGG gaACAGGAGAaaatttttatcattttcacGCATAAAGTAGATGATCAGTCAGTACCAGAGGTAGAGTTTTCATCTGAAAATGCCGCTGTGAAAAGGGTCCCAGGCACTGTGGACAATGAATACACCATAAGTGTTACTGCACCTG ACATGCCTGCTGGAGTTGTATCACTCACCATGTACACTGACCAATGCTGTGTCAGCTTGACGTCCGTTACATACTACACCAATATGGGAGAAGTCAGTCGGTATCTTGAAAATGCTACTGATCCCGTTAACTTCATCTGCCAG GCCTTCAACTTGATGACTAATGCAACTGAATCGCTGGACAAAATGCTAACTGACTCGTTTAAGTCCAGAATGCCTGCAACTAGTCTTCAGCGGTTTGGAATCAGACAGATTGAAGTAGACAATATGGCATCTT ATCAGCGCAACGAGGAGCTTCCCACGCTGCTCCACTTTGCTGCTAAATACGGCCTTAAGAAGCTGACCACCGTTCTCCTTCAATGTCCTGGGGCTCTGCAGGCTTACAGCGTGATGAACAAGTATGGAGACTACCCAAACACGCTGGCAGAGAAGAGTGGCTTCTCTGATCTCAGACAGTTCATGGATGAATTTGTT GAGACAGCAGACATGCTCAAGTCTCACATTGAAGACTCCGTCAACACAGAAGATGGTGTAGAAGTGTATGAGTCGATGTCAACGGCCACTGATGATATCATGATGAAGTACTCTGGTTGCTCAGAGGACATATATGAGTCAATGCTGGGGATTGACCCTGAATGTGCAGAGGACCTAT ATGAGGTGATGACCGCAGTGGGCAAGAACCCAGAGGAAGCTATGCTTAGGAAGTTCTTCCAAG CAAAACCACATGCCAGTGTTAACCAGGACAACAATAGGCACCTTaaaagtgaggaagaggagaaagataATGACTTAGATCAAattgaagaagaggaggatccATACAACATCTGCCCAGAGGATATCTACGATACTGTGGATAGAAACGAAACCTATAACCCAGCAATACTGAACCGTCCTCCAGCCCCCATCCCCAGACCTAAGTCTGAGTCTGAACCTGAAAAGCCTATGCCCTACATCTCTAGAG TATTTTCAGATAAAACTACGTCCCAGAGTAAAACCCTGGAAATGGGATATCCTGCAG CTCAGCCTGTAGCGCCCCCCCACCCTCCTGTTTATGACCCCTATGCTGGGATGAAGACACCTGGACAGAGACAGCTCATATCTCTGCAGGAGAGGGTGAAGGTGGGGGAAATCACCGTGGATGAAGCTGTCCAAGAGTTCAAGGCCTGGCAGTTTGACCATGAGCGGAGGTCCAGCTCCATACGCTATCAGCAG gaAAATCTGAAGCGATTACGAGAAAGCATCAACAGACgtcacaaagagagagagaagaccgGAAAGGAGCTTG ATTATGAGATAAGTGCTCCGCTGCAGAGGAACTTATACTGGGGCTCTAATGTGACGTTAGAGTGCTCTGTGTATGAGCCGGCACCCAGCATGGTGGCGGCCCCTCCTCCAGTGACTCAGAGTATCCAGAGAAGCACTTGGAAGACCGGTAGCACGTCCAGCACCTCAA GTACTGAGAGCAACAGACTCAGCACTCACAGCACCATTAGCTACAGCAGCGGGACAGAGCCTGACTTTGAG GACACAATAGAAGGTGTCCCTCCTCCACCACGACCTCCACGGCAGTCTGATGCTGCATCCCTCAATGTTCCACCCATGATTCCTCCACGGATCCCAGAAAG GGtggcagagaagaagaatgagCGCTACATATCCTGCCCAACTCGTGCACTTCCTCAAAGACCaactcagagacacacaaactcagCAGCACCTCCCATACCTCGCCGCCTGCGGTGA
- the pik3ap1 gene encoding phosphoinositide 3-kinase adapter protein 1 isoform X1: MEEPISSIESVSAHELLILHTAEAKEWAAYLQQILKSSQNFCKSSILLYAVNPDDQLYGCDFEYFQSCKCTVVLLTGEILNMLCDPELQGALERLLYPPHRVVALLFSLPEDDILTEYFKDWPSWRKLYADDDPAVYISTILESITDSAQIEAEHKSEAVAATEFHIPAAFSMENPIVDETEELVSEEQQETVLKDEEAVSTGYSTSEELYTPTYLTCLTVQPNRVLCGEQEKIFIIFTHKVDDQSVPEVEFSSENAAVKRVPGTVDNEYTISVTAPDMPAGVVSLTMYTDQCCVSLTSVTYYTNMGEVSRYLENATDPVNFICQAFNLMTNATESLDKMLTDSFKSRMPATSLQRFGIRQIEVDNMASYQRNEELPTLLHFAAKYGLKKLTTVLLQCPGALQAYSVMNKYGDYPNTLAEKSGFSDLRQFMDEFVETADMLKSHIEDSVNTEDGVEVYESMSTATDDIMMKYSGCSEDIYESMLGIDPECAEDLYEVMTAVGKNPEEAMLRKFFQAKPHASVNQDNNRHLKSEEEEKDNDLDQIEEEEDPYNICPEDIYDTVDRNETYNPAILNRPPAPIPRPKSESEPEKPMPYISRVFSDKTTSQSKTLEMGYPAAQPVAPPHPPVYDPYAGMKTPGQRQLISLQERVKVGEITVDEAVQEFKAWQFDHERRSSSIRYQQENLKRLRESINRRHKEREKTGKELDYEISAPLQRNLYWGSNVTLECSVYEPAPSMVAAPPPVTQSIQRSTWKTGSTSSTSSTESNRLSTHSTISYSSGTEPDFEDTIEGVPPPPRPPRQSDAASLNVPPMIPPRIPERVAEKKNERYISCPTRALPQRPTQRHTNSAAPPIPRRLR, encoded by the exons ATGGAAGAGCCCATCTCGAGTATTGAGTCAG TTTCAGCACATGAGCTGTTAATTCTGCACACAGCTGAGGCAAAGGAATGGGCAGCGTATTTGCAGCAGATCTTGAAATCGTCCCAAAATTTTTGCAAAAGCTCTATTTTGCTGTATGCGGTCAACCCAGATGATCAGCTCTACGGATGTGACTTTGAATATTTCCAAAGCTGCAAGTGCACTGTGGTGCTCCTCACGGGAGAAATCCTGAACATGCTCTGTGACCCTGAACTGCAGGGAGCACTTGAGAGACTCCTTTATCCTCCACATAGAGTGGTGGCACTCCTCTTTAGCTTGCCAGAGGATGACATACTGACGGAGTACTTCAAAGACTGGCCAAGCTGGAGAAAACTCTACGCTGACGACGATCCTGCTGTCTACATTTCCACCATTTTGGAGTCCATTACTGACA GCGCACAAATCGAGGCCGAACATAAGAGCGAAGCTGTAGCTGCAACAGAGTTTCACATCCCAGCAGCATTTTCAATGGAAAATCCCATTGTTGATGAAACAGAGGAACTGGTGTCAGAAGAGCAACAGGAAACTGTCCTGAAGGATGAAGAAGCAGTGAGCACAGGGTATTCAACAAGTGAGGAACTGTATACACCCACATACCTCACCTGTCTCACCGTTCAACCAAACAGAGTTCTGTGTGGG gaACAGGAGAaaatttttatcattttcacGCATAAAGTAGATGATCAGTCAGTACCAGAGGTAGAGTTTTCATCTGAAAATGCCGCTGTGAAAAGGGTCCCAGGCACTGTGGACAATGAATACACCATAAGTGTTACTGCACCTG ACATGCCTGCTGGAGTTGTATCACTCACCATGTACACTGACCAATGCTGTGTCAGCTTGACGTCCGTTACATACTACACCAATATGGGAGAAGTCAGTCGGTATCTTGAAAATGCTACTGATCCCGTTAACTTCATCTGCCAG GCCTTCAACTTGATGACTAATGCAACTGAATCGCTGGACAAAATGCTAACTGACTCGTTTAAGTCCAGAATGCCTGCAACTAGTCTTCAGCGGTTTGGAATCAGACAGATTGAAGTAGACAATATGGCATCTT ATCAGCGCAACGAGGAGCTTCCCACGCTGCTCCACTTTGCTGCTAAATACGGCCTTAAGAAGCTGACCACCGTTCTCCTTCAATGTCCTGGGGCTCTGCAGGCTTACAGCGTGATGAACAAGTATGGAGACTACCCAAACACGCTGGCAGAGAAGAGTGGCTTCTCTGATCTCAGACAGTTCATGGATGAATTTGTT GAGACAGCAGACATGCTCAAGTCTCACATTGAAGACTCCGTCAACACAGAAGATGGTGTAGAAGTGTATGAGTCGATGTCAACGGCCACTGATGATATCATGATGAAGTACTCTGGTTGCTCAGAGGACATATATGAGTCAATGCTGGGGATTGACCCTGAATGTGCAGAGGACCTAT ATGAGGTGATGACCGCAGTGGGCAAGAACCCAGAGGAAGCTATGCTTAGGAAGTTCTTCCAAG CAAAACCACATGCCAGTGTTAACCAGGACAACAATAGGCACCTTaaaagtgaggaagaggagaaagataATGACTTAGATCAAattgaagaagaggaggatccATACAACATCTGCCCAGAGGATATCTACGATACTGTGGATAGAAACGAAACCTATAACCCAGCAATACTGAACCGTCCTCCAGCCCCCATCCCCAGACCTAAGTCTGAGTCTGAACCTGAAAAGCCTATGCCCTACATCTCTAGAG TATTTTCAGATAAAACTACGTCCCAGAGTAAAACCCTGGAAATGGGATATCCTGCAG CTCAGCCTGTAGCGCCCCCCCACCCTCCTGTTTATGACCCCTATGCTGGGATGAAGACACCTGGACAGAGACAGCTCATATCTCTGCAGGAGAGGGTGAAGGTGGGGGAAATCACCGTGGATGAAGCTGTCCAAGAGTTCAAGGCCTGGCAGTTTGACCATGAGCGGAGGTCCAGCTCCATACGCTATCAGCAG gaAAATCTGAAGCGATTACGAGAAAGCATCAACAGACgtcacaaagagagagagaagaccgGAAAGGAGCTTG ATTATGAGATAAGTGCTCCGCTGCAGAGGAACTTATACTGGGGCTCTAATGTGACGTTAGAGTGCTCTGTGTATGAGCCGGCACCCAGCATGGTGGCGGCCCCTCCTCCAGTGACTCAGAGTATCCAGAGAAGCACTTGGAAGACCGGTAGCACGTCCAGCACCTCAA GTACTGAGAGCAACAGACTCAGCACTCACAGCACCATTAGCTACAGCAGCGGGACAGAGCCTGACTTTGAG GACACAATAGAAGGTGTCCCTCCTCCACCACGACCTCCACGGCAGTCTGATGCTGCATCCCTCAATGTTCCACCCATGATTCCTCCACGGATCCCAGAAAG GGtggcagagaagaagaatgagCGCTACATATCCTGCCCAACTCGTGCACTTCCTCAAAGACCaactcagagacacacaaactcagCAGCACCTCCCATACCTCGCCGCCTGCGGTGA